The following is a genomic window from Bactrocera tryoni isolate S06 chromosome 2, CSIRO_BtryS06_freeze2, whole genome shotgun sequence.
AATACAattacataatacatacatacatacatttacctACCTATGAGTTtaactattttgtttttgtgcagcTGATTTCAAAAGCTTAACATAACTTCATTTGAAATTCAAGGTTACTTCAATTTCTGGAAGTGCTCACTCTATTGTTAAAGCTCTTTTCACTTATGAAATTGTCGCATTAAATGTGGTTTAAGAATTATTTGATCACCTAAGCAAGAAAAACATGTTATTTAAATTGCTTGGTGTGCGTGAACTGCAGCAGGCATCTTCAACTGAGTACCAATACATGCACAGATGTATTCAAATATAAATGCACAGATGTATTGGTGTGAATATGAGACGAGTCGACcccatattttgcaaattaatgAATAAACATAAAAGGGAAatgttttttgtcatttattataAGAATAAATTCCTACATACCCCTAACGAAATCTTTGGtggtcgaaaaaatcttttcgtatttctaatccaattattatttttatatttataatgaacttaattatattttgacactttttgccatttttcggctagaaacattattccaacagtgtaaaactttactggtttctcggcgaagaACTGCGAAAAGTAATTTTCAGAGGCTTCTCTTGATGCCAACTTTACTTCATTCAGAGAGCTCTGCATTGACCAAGACAAACGGTAGACCGATGGTGTACGTTCAgcgctatatggtggatgcatcaaaacttcccagccaagctctcccagtttttgccgagtcatcaaaaatgtgtgtagTCTAGCTTTGTCCTGATGGaaaacgaagccctttctgttgatcagttctggccattttttcgattgcttgcttgaATCGCATGAGTTGTTAacaataaaatgtagaatcaatcgttggACCAGGCTggaacagctcatagtggatgattcctttccaatcccaccaaacactcagcataaccttttgaggcgtcaatcctggctttgcggcCATTTGTTGCGTTTCACCATGCTTGGACCAAGATCTTTTTCGCAGATTATTGTCGTTTTTGATCCAATTTCGTCTTTCGTTGCCATTCGGTTCAGAAACAGtacgatttcatttcgtttcagcaaagaatcgcagaatccattaaatttttcacagtcaATGCATGTGGTACCCAAGTATTGAGCtcctttttgtagccagccttatttaaatggttcaaaatcgtTGGATgttgaatgttaagttccttagcgatgacGCAGGGAAAAGCATCTATACGAATGAGTCCAAACTACATAATCGAATTAAGATGGGCTCCTTTCAGCAAATTAGACACCAAAATTCCCTTCTGTCCACCAAACCATCGCAGTGTCTTCCTAGCGAAGATCAGAGCAATTAAAGAAAACCTTCTTGCTCTGACAAAAAGTGTGCTctcaacaaggaatattttcatatacatatgtacatatacagataGTCAGGCGGCCTTGAGATCGCTAAAGTCCCTTAGAGTTTCGTCAAAGTCAGTAAAAGAATGCATTGATCTCTTAGTGGATGTAATATCCTATTTCACAATAACATTGCAATGTGTACCAGGAAATAGTGATATTTCTGGGAACTGTGAAGCTGATGAATTAGCCATAACAGGCATTACGCTGCAATTAGACTCCGGAAAAGACGTAATTtatggtatgtatgtgtctCTGCTACTTGCAGATATTCAATTGACAAGCATGAAATAATTACAGATGCGTCTCGATGGTATCAATCCCTGTCAAGAAGAGGCTGTAgaaacatgatgggaatactaacagGTCACTGTCTGGTTGCGACACACGCCAACAGAATGGAGCTGACAGATCGACAAGACGGCAAGAAATGTCTACAGCAAGGCACTAGAGAAAAAATGGATCTCTTGTGCatttgtcccgcattggcaagactacgcggtaagcatctggggttccGAAGTATGAAGgaagtatcgatagtgaggccacggAGTCTGTTAAAATGCGCGTCATCCACAGGCATCCTAAAGAATGGGTACTCCTCATTAATaaacccttgcgcagcttcgttctggatattgcgGCAGGCTAAACTCCTACTTGTCCAGAATAAACCCCGACATAACCAAcatatgtcctgcatgcaatgagtctccgcatgacactgctCATCCACCACTCATCCAACAAacttttccctttggtccgaccccgtcgaaacagaaCGTTTCCTGGGTCTCCCGCTaaatgacgtcgacgacaacctaGATAATCCTTATCAacctaacggggattagatatccgttagaacaacaacaactactccTTATGGACCTAAACTCCTTTTGggatcgcaaaggaccaaaactgcactatgcgtggctcattggcctaccagattaacctaacctaacttacagatggctgctaaccagacaCTGAGTAAGCGGCCCTTgacatttcaataaatttttttttgtaatcccgaaaatttgaaatacaaatatttttcaaattcgaaTCCCAAATAacggatagaaaaaaaataataatctcaaataccgaataaaaaaataagttagtacaaaattttgtaatgaaaaatttacaaaaaaaatgtttttttaattttcatattttcgcgCTTACGTACTGCATATTCTACCATATTGACTTATAGCTCGGACGGATATATCATATTCATTGCCTCTGCAGCAGTGATCGACAAACTTACGCAACCAAATGGCATCATTCGaataattttatcaatttttaatttcaattttgcagttaaaaattaaattttcaaacttcacgcttcaaatatacaatttttaaatttaattacttttttttaatattaaaaattaaattttctattccTAAACTACggtaacaaaaaatcaaatttaaaaattggagTTCAGAATTGAaaatccaaaattgtttaattataaaattttcaattctgctttctttcaataaaaaatagaaaaatgtgtATGGTATACACTGTAATACCTCCCTACATTAAAACTTTGTCCGCTTGGTCACTGTAGGGCTGCGATTTGAAGAATTTGGGAATCGAAATGCGAATAAATTTGTCACTTGTGCAGCGCGGAGAGGTGGTAATTGGTAATGTatggcataaaaaaattaagatggACAGATCcggtttatatatacatacacacttccaaatgtacatatgtatgcacacatacatacatatacatataaaataagcTTTTGCTGCAGTACAccggtatatgtacatacacacatacatacatatgtatgtaattatatatggtatatagggGATGTGAACAGCGACATATTTGTTGTAGCAaaagccatatacatatgtaatatattaattttgtaaaaaatatacaatttttcatattgtattatgtacttacatatacagcAATAACAGCGCAACGGGTTGCAACCAACTAATtctctgtgtgtatgtgtgtcacCCTTAGATGATCAAATATAGCGCACACCCGCTGGTGGGAACATGTAAAGAACCGGAATAATGACTAgcatgtattttattattattttgcacgtatttctcattttttaaagctaatttaatgttattttttttttacttaataactACAACtttcaaattgtaaaaaaaaaatcggtttaagACATACCAGAGCTGCGCCTTGGTTAAATACAACAGGTTTAAAAGACAAAAGTTCAAAATCACataaatattaacgaaaacGCTTATTCGCCTAAATGTATGTAACATAACCTCAATGtattataaactaaaaaacaggATAATACTTTAAATACGGTTACAACAACGCTTTAATACGCTTGACAAATCAAAAGCtttacatacaagaacttgaatttggttggttgttgatgttgttgtagcggcaaaatACTGCCAAGTTAGAAGTCCTTGGTCGGTTAAAGATCCGagttcgttccggttacgtagaccgtactgtcgtgggaacggctgGTGGGTTGGTCACTTTATAAAGCAGCTATATGTTCACTATAGTGATCGCATATATTCGTCACACGCACTAACTCGCTAAATGCAAACATTAAaagtcaattttaaattttaagaaacaaACGCcgattatatgtatttattgtattattattgaaatcacaaacattattttatagtgtatttcttcttattttgtATATCAATAAATGTGGCATGCATTtgattgtaaaaattataaacctACTATTTCATAAAGTCTTATAACTAAAAGACACTAGCCAATAAAGTTTTCGAATTGTAAACATGCTGAGAGAACCTATTCactaaattcagaaaaaataggaattttttaattaaatacatacatacatttaatgaATGTGTAGATGAAAATATAATGCTAAATTAAGCGCGAAAAAATGGATTAGACTCAACTGAACATAATCCGAATGTGAACTTAAATAGTAGTAATACGAGtatgttcaaaaattcaaaatatttgcagaCCGTGATGGCTTTCAAAATACAATATATGGCAATCATGATCAGGTTACAAATATCTATGCTATTGAACAGGCAACAGGCAGGCCGGCACAcgcctttttattttatatttacaatttattagcCATTTTGTACAACGGAGTTTTCAATACGAATACACAAAGGCGAGTTACTGTTTATTTTAACTATTCTTATGCGCATAGTTGGTTTTTCTTTGAAACAGCGAACGTAATTATTAAGAGTATTTacttttttggattattttttaattaaattatggcAGTGCAGCACGCCCGAGATCTTAACAATAGCAAAACGTGGTGGGTTACTGGTCCTGTTGATTTGTTATAATTAGTATTGTAATGTAATGTATAATTATTACTGTTGTATTGGTCGGCGAAATAGTAAAATATGTGGTTCTGGTTTATGTATCATGTAATGTATCCAACCGCGAGATTGTTGCACACCAATAGACCGCCATTCGTTCTCCGTCATCAAATGCGTTTTAGGCACCAATTTCGAAAGTTCCTTTGGTAGCACAACATGCctttaaaatcaaaaacaaacacaTGTTTATTAAACAATCAACAAcgaatttgcaataaaaaaaactatttacctatattcgaatttttcatCGTAGTATTTATCTGAATAGTAAATGTCCTTACTCATGGTGCTTGACTTATGCGAATTTTCTAGATACCAACAAATGACAGAAGTTCCTTCACGTTTTTTGCACCTGGTGCAGTTGTTCGGCAACCTGTAGATCctttttcaaattgtttcgACGTTGCTTTTAAGGCTGATAATTTGCTTTACACAAAAACTGACGCTTGTATACGTTTGTTAACTTTTTGTACTTTTATCAGTTGATTTGAACTTCTAAATTGTTATGTTTTAGCAATTTTCgcgaaatatacacatatatatgtatgcttctTCCTCTcgctataaaattaattaaaatccgCAAGGCGCTAAACTGGCGTCGATCGTTTTATTTTCCGTTTGAATTTGTTGTTTCATTTATATAAGGTAAAAAAGCATGCGTACATGCGAGATAGCCATGTACCAGTGATACAAAACATTAGCGACATCTTCAGGCGTATTTACATAAACACAATGGTAGCGTTCATCAAAATGGACAATAACAGAGTTGCAACGGGCAGAtacatgaaaacaaaaaacttacaAATCTTTTAGGTTTTTAATTAATAgagggattctgtaaccagtctctatttgcgacattttgaggtaaagtctcaatttgtgactcgttattattcactaaacagtctctagcgtcagtctcaaaatattgcctcaaatttgagatctggtagttagcaggtggcaaaaccaaaaagaactcttgtctgccattttgaatatactgaataaagatcatcatagatattaatcgattgtcgtttttttatattttgtaagcaactcaaacacgaaaaaattaaaaataaatcaattttacatagatttcgtaaatattatgaatcaaagtcaacatatatttttatttttattgataattatgttttttggatatgttaaagaatatttaatattttttatcgacatgtttattttctttcaaatgtaaaaacatctctgaataatgaaacgtaatagattttgtgactgtcacttagtGTGTTATTACACgcagcaacttttgttgcggcaattcttgttttatttgcgagggggcgacgaggaggggagaatcgcgccgagtttccagtgttcagcaacacgctttgtgttcttatttgtATCAGTTCGctcgacgtttttcggcattcgtgttctttctttcgtagtacatagttgcatttgcgtatatttttttgaaattaataattggaatatatttaaaaaatttaatttcatcttttgttaagtaatttgcaaatatatatatataaatggagtattttcgaaaatggagtatgacgaaaaaatcgaattaattaaagatattgtgaaatgtatggaggaagccatacaaattgattcagacgatagtgaaaagggtgatatacatatatgaaggtCTGTTATATAatcattgttttaattttaattataaatataatgtatttcttaattgacagaacTGATTAAtgtatgtgatagagtggcccaaatacctatcaGGAGAAAGAAACggcaatgggttaaagtaaagtgaaagagaatgagaaaaaaactcgaacagagttccgcaacaaaagttgctcgtgtgaacgTAATGTGCgaaagcaaaagagaatcgcccgagaattagcaacaaaaGTTGACGCGTGTAATAACCGACTTACAGAATAgtaaaatcgtctcaagtctcaaaatttgtctctaacttaaaatctcaaatttagagacttgagacacAGTACAGGATCGTAAGGTAAGTGTTAGTAGGTTTGTGTTTTtggtgcaaaaatgagcttcgaacaaagagtcagcattaaattttgttttaaaaatggtaaaactTTTGACGAAACGtttcaaatgatgaaacaagcttatggcgatgattgcctatcccgtaacagaatacacgagtggtttcaacgttttcaaagtggtattgaggacataaatgacgatcaacatgtgagccaatctaaatccgtgatcaccgaaaattccatcgaaattgtgcgtgaattcatcaaaaatcagccgaaatcatctttgaaattcatggaaatggaattgaacatctccaaagcatcgatttatcgcattttgaccgaacatttgggcttacgaaaggtgtgtgcacagtttgttccgGACAAATTGTCTAACGACCAAAAATTGgtcagaattcaacattcgaagCACATCATTAAtgaggtcaaaaaggacaaaaactttctttacaatattgtgactggtggcgaaacgtgctgtttccaatacgatcccgaaacgaaacgccagagtgaTGAAtggaagacaatgctgatttgtttctatgattccaagggtattgtccacaaagaatttgttccacccggccaaaacgttaatgcggtattttACCTTaaagttttgaagcgtttggtgcgccgtattcaacgtgttcggcccgaatatcgcgaagatgaaagttggcgtttgttgttgtCTCATCGATCGaagcttgtgaccgattatttgaccaaaaatcacattttaaccattaaccactccccgtattcacctgatatggcaccgtgcgaattcttccttttcggaaaaatgcatttggccatgaaaggaaagcgttatacaGACGTAGAGGGCATTCAAAAGgattgcaccggcatactggcagccataccggacaacgagctaaaacactctttcgacatgcttttgaaccatgcaaaaagctgtattgaagcagaaggagactattttgaataaaataaattgattttgccaaaaaaacatgttgtttttttttttggaaatcacCTTGTATTTATTAAACATTAAACAATACATATTCAATAGAACTAACAACCAAATAACAAAGCTGATGACCAAAACGAATATAAAGAATATTACATTTTCAGTATGCTTATATTAAAGATTATTTTCGATAGTTTTGAGCACTACCTATTTCACTAGGGAATGTTGAATAAAGGTACATATGGATctacataaaaaaacaatagaataagctgcaaaaatacaaaatataaacatatacttgtaaaaataaattttacattacaATGCATCACAAAACCTGATCCCAGTTTTATATACCGCTGTTTCACTTTCTTATTACTTATGTTATTTGCGCATATTTAAATTCGCATATAAAGTATTTATTCTGTAGTTTATTTTGcgcaaaagtaaaagtaaataaagtaaaGCTGTGAAAGTATCAGATGTTAACCTTCATCCAGTAACGTCAATGTACTACAAGCAGTTGAAGATTTAGAAACATATCTTGAAACATCGTACATTTCTTCATTCCTTACCATTTGTAATATTTCTACTGTGACATCTTCTACCTTGCGATTTCGCATGCTTTTACTTCCGGCGTGGTGCGGTCACTGCTCGTGATAACCTTCTAATCACGAAAGGCCATAACACTAGTAACGTAAACCAAAGCGGTGAAATATCAGCAAACGGCCACCATTTCGGGTATCCACGGGCTCTGTTTTGGTTTGTAGCTTTCTGCGCTGCAGTTGTACGCATATCATTCAACAACTTTTCCAAGCTATTCATGCGTTGATTTACTGCTACTAAATCTGCATTCATGCGCAGCACTGTGGCTTGAATTTGCTTAAGCATTTCAGAATTATGCTGCATTGCTTCAGTAATATCTATATTCATATTCACCGGATCACCATATTCATCATCAGACTGATCCACAGTGCCGTTAGACATAGCATAGGTGGAGTGTGTCACAGGTATTTCTGGTATTGCAGATACTATAGAATTTGTTTGTGGGGCGTTAATGCCATCGAGTTCAGCTGTGCcatttgttaaattattatcAGTGAGATGATTATGGAGTGAGACGGAACCGTTTATCGGAGAGTTAGTGGGAAGCTGAAAAGAGTAAATGTgattacttacatatttaatatgttcCTACATAAGAATAAAGAACCATTTGCCATACCTCATCTTCTTCACCACTGCTACCATTCAAACTCACACCATGTTGTGGACTATTCGTTCTCGAATTGAATGGAGAATTCGGGTGCGATTCTGCAAGTTCCCGCATACCCGGTGCAACCTTATCCAGTTCCTCTAAATTTATATTGTCCAAGCCACTAATACTACCAACAAAGTTTTGTACGTTTTCGGTAAATGACATCGTTTCAATTATTTCACGCAAATTATTGACGTAACGTTCCATTGCTTGATGTTTCTCTAAGTGTCGATTATCATTCCAGGCATCCCATTTCGCTTTGCCAACAACATCCCAAAAACCAGGACGCTTTTGATGACACGGACCTTCTGTTGCTTGCTTATAGTAACCGTAAAATTTGAGCATCATGGCGGTGCTAGGTTGATATGGGCCATTTTTAGGCAACCCTTTGATCACATTGACGGCGGCTTGAAAACGCTCCTCTATAGAAGCCATTATATCGGCAGTATTTTTGTTGCGAAGTAATAAGGCGTTTCTAGTTAGGTTTGATATACTGGAATGAGTATAGAATTATTAACAGATAATGCTGAGTTAATCTTCAACTGCTCGAATtaagttattaaatatatatgtgtgtgtgataagATTAAATACTTcacataaatgtataaaacttaaaaatagtttatgcaAATTTTGTAATCAATTGAGGCATAGTATTAAAGGTCAATATATAACACTAAATGTCGGGAGAGGCGTTAAACCTTAGATTACGTGCGCTGAAAGTTGAAGAGctacacatatatgtactatatacgaTAAATATTGCCACACGAACTATTTTCTGAACATAAATCACACGAATTTTAAAGTTTCCAGGGGTGGAAAAACTTACAAATAAGTCAAGCAAACTTTACTTGTTTAAAGTGCACAATCAATCGCGGAAACTATACGTACATTTTCCATTAAGCTTTAAATCCGAACCCGGCAAGTTACGCACTGACGTGCCAAGAGCGGTATAAGTTTCAGTGGGTCGAAAATAGTCGCTAGACAAGTTTTACCTCACTGAGAAGCGACCACGtactacaaaaaaaagttaatacaaatttaatgcAAGCGATTTGTTGGAAGCCAGCTGGAAAATGAATGGATTAAGAGTGTTTAACttatgaaatttgcaaaaattaacgGAGCGAATCTGTTTATGGTCTCCCAATAGTTTCAATATTTGCTGTTGCAATCAGCTTTTATTTTCTACTTTAATTCGTTTTTTCCTTTTCTCTATGGACATGCTTTTGTTCAATTTCTTCATACTCAAATGTATTAAACCAAATACTATTGCGTTAACGACCTTTGATATAGCGCTGAAATCAGTTTTTAAACTCAGTAAACGACCTTTGCTCCATCCTAGCGTTTCCGCTCGATAATATTACTACATATTTGCAATGTAGGCATATAACTACGTAAAGTTTTACATGCCTACATGTAATGTGTATTACCTTCTATACTAAATACTTCAACTGTTTGCTGAGGCACTCCTTTAGCACATTTTACctgtaaaatgtttatttttatcgattaaAGCAATAATACATGCTGAAAACTTCCTGGCTTGTTATAAAGTTTGCATTTTTGTAAGTTAtatcgttaatatttaatttatatgttaaTTGCACTTCAGGCATAATCGtatttgttattaataataGAAACTTCGCATTTGTACATACTTGATATTGCgtataaattaatttcagctttgtttaaattacttttataattttatatacagttTTAAGTTGTACAATATATTTTCCAACTAGCCTAAAACTTGtagaataattattataatttctctTTTTGACTAAATAAAATTGCCTTTGTTTATTTCTGTTATCACTCTTTCTTTCAATCATTGGGTTGATTTTCATACATCAATCAAATGTTGGACAAGCATAATTTCAAGCAAGTGTTGCAAAAAATTAcactatttttaaattaattaaatgcttGCTTGATATTAATATGCAttagtataaaataataaaaaagtaatccAAACATTTTCCTAACAtgtaaacattttccatttgaAAACTAAATTTCATATCCCATTAAAATTGTCCGTTTCACTTTCATCGTTCCCGTCAATCTTGAACAGAGAACGTACGTTCTCTGCTTGAAATTCTCAGAAATTCGCGCATTCTTCTTTCGCTTTTTCATTCGTGTAAATGAATTGATTGAGTTAACAACGCGTGGAGTTTATTTCGCAGTCAGTGTAtaattgttgataaaatatatcaccaataaaaatttgcaattgcaaaattGTTAGCAATTTTTTAAACTCGGCGAATGCAATAATTTTTCGCATTTCACAAAGTTGTTAAAAGTAAGTGTGACGCGCGGTGACGAACGACCTTGTGAAGTTCGACAACGAAGTGAAATACCTACTTcggaaaaatatttcacaatatatttttttttcgaaattgccAAACCTAATTATACagatgcaaaaattttaaaactttagacTAAAGAGCAGAAggtatatgtaaaagaattaacACAAATTTACCTGTTATTGAATTTTTCGCGTTAACGCCCCTCTTCGACGCGGAGGTGGTTCAGCTGGTCGATACGAAGATTACATTCTGCCGTTTCTGGGTAGTGCTGTGAATAAGTCGGATCGTTATCTGGTGGACAAACAGAGACAGAATTTATCAGCAACTCGAAACTTGCGATTAATCATGAaatttgttgcaacaacaaaagcacaactacaacaacaaaataaaaagcattaTTCATTGAAATTCACTGAAGCTGAGCAAGAATTGAAAcgcataaataattttcacGCGGTGAATTTGGGAACATTGAACAACGTGAGTTTGTGTAGTGCAGTGAAATTTGCGAAagtaaaaaatcaacaacaaataaacgaatataaaaagttttctactatttataaaaattggaaGAATCAAAACTTTTACATAGCTACGTCTTGATTAAGTGcaactttaaacaaatttacCCTTCCCAAAATTAATTGGATTTAAAACCCCAAACCTATCAatctttgaaaattaattaaaaaataataaagaaaaaatttggacaattaaaaaataaaatttaagtacacaaagaaaaacttttaaatttatacaagttttaaaaagtgattaaataaccaggaataaaattaaatataatttgaaaactaccttctaaattttaaatagcCGCGCAAAAATATAGTGTAATAACAAAACGCTAAATAACCTCGTGCTTGGCTGTCAATCCTTTCAAAAAGAGTCAACGCTAGTCCCTTGCAGTTAGTCGTTCATCATTGCTCACGCTTTGTGCTGCACCTCCGTAGAGGAAACAATTGAAGAAGAGTCGGCAAACGTGCGCGCCAAACTCTTTCAAAAGCATATAGAAAAGTATCTGCAACTGCAAAAGCAGGAAGCAGACAAAGAAAAACAAGGCACTACAAAAGGCATTCTTAATTTGCGCGTATCCTTGTCATCACATCAGGGATTTCAATCTACTTCAACTTCCTTAACAATATTAACCGATAAGCAGAGGTATTTAGTCAAAAGAACGACGGGTATTATAACTGGTAATACGATTGCTACCAACTCTACAACGGCTTCTTTGTGCTCATTCAAAATTTCCGCTACATCGCCTAAATCTAAACGCAAGACGTCGAATAAAGACAAGAAAATGCCGCGACGCAACAAGAAAGGTGGCAAAGGTAAGTgaaataattgcaattttccgaattcaattagtatattttgtattttacatGTAAGTGCAATTCTTTTCTGCGCAAATGTGTTTAAAATAGCATAAACAAAGCAATGTATTAGTgtcaataaataagaaattcGCAAAAATACGCTAAATGGAACTCGTGGTGGAGATTCTCACCagcaaaatatacaaatatgcatatgtgtgcgtataGATTCCCactaattagttttatttataaaaaataacaaattataaaaattagtaattatCACAgtagtttttgcttttgtaatgaTTCATGATTTTCAGCAAAATGGTTTAGTGGGCAACAATCTCGTggtaaaatttagtaaataaatatttaataaaactatttattattttcgcaCAAAACAAGTTTTCACTCTGTTGTTAATGTGGCTAAAACGGAAACAaattatattgaatttcttgtctaaagtaataaatacatatgttgcttagccaaaaattttgaaagtatttgaTTTACATACTATTTTCAAAtcgaaaaatacaaattttttagaaaattgtgttttaaacgcaaaataaacgaaaactatatttaatttgtaCAAACAAactatacatttgtacatatatggttaTAAATTTATGCTCATGTATATTCCTCGCCACATTCTTATCTTTTGATTATTATTGTGTCGTAATAATCTCTAGCATGCTTTTTCATACACAAGtatttctatataattttataaaaattttcaatgccAGCCAACGAAGCAACAGTTCGCTTCTATCTGTGAG
Proteins encoded in this region:
- the LOC120769527 gene encoding cyclin-dependent kinases regulatory subunit: MSKDIYYSDKYYDEKFEYRHVVLPKELSKLVPKTHLMTENEWRSIGVQQSRGWIHYMIHKPEPHILLFRRPIQQ
- the LOC120767224 gene encoding acyl-CoA-binding domain-containing protein 5 translates to MASIEERFQAAVNVIKGLPKNGPYQPSTAMMLKFYGYYKQATEGPCHQKRPGFWDVVGKAKWDAWNDNRHLEKHQAMERYVNNLREIIETMSFTENVQNFVGSISGLDNINLEELDKVAPGMRELAESHPNSPFNSRTNSPQHGVSLNGSSGEEDELPTNSPINGSVSLHNHLTDNNLTNGTAELDGINAPQTNSIVSAIPEIPVTHSTYAMSNGTVDQSDDEYGDPVNMNIDITEAMQHNSEMLKQIQATVLRMNADLVAVNQRMNSLEKLLNDMRTTAAQKATNQNRARGYPKWWPFADISPLWFTLLVLWPFVIRRLSRAVTAPRRK